Below is a window of Lacibacter sp. H407 DNA.
AACCTGTAACCGTACCGAGATCTATGGTTTTGCTGACAATGCCGATCAACTTATTCGCTTGCTTTGTACACAAACCGAAGGAACAGTTGAGCAATTCAGACAACTTTCTTATATCAAACAAGGCCAGGAAGCGATAAACCATCTTTTTACCGTAGGCGGTGGATTGGATTCGCAGATCCTCGGCGATTACGAAATTGTTGGACAGATCAAACAAGCTGCCAAGCTTGCCAAACAGCATGATCGTATCGATGCATTTACAGAGCGTTTGGTGAATTGCATGTTACAATCTTCAAAAGCTATCAAGAACAATACAGCATTGAGCGATGGAACCGTTTCTGTTTCATTTGCTGCTGTGCAATATATCCGCAGACATATCAAGGCAATTAAAAGCAAAAAGATATTGTTGCTGGGTACCGGTAAGTTTGGACGCAACACCTGCAAAAACTTAGTGGATTATCTCGGTACAAAAAATATAACGCTTATCAACCGCACGGAAGAGAAAGCAACAACGTTGGCTGAAGAATTAGGTTTGCAATCGGCTCCGTTAGAAGATTTGCAACAACATATTACAACAGCCGATATCATCCTGGTAGCCACCAATGCGACAGAGCCTACCATTTTAAAATCGCACTTGGAAGGATTGAATCATAAACTCATTATTGATCTTTCTATTCCGTACAATGTGGAGCAGTCGGCAAAGGAACTAGCCAACATCACACTTGTGAATGTGGATGAACTATCGAAGTTGAAAGACGAGACGTTGGCAATGCGTGAAGCTGAAGTGCCGAAAGCAAAAGCCATCATTGCCGAGCATATAGCTGAATTTATCGACTGGTACCAGATGCGTAAACATGTACCGGTATTAAAAGCGGTAAAAACAAAGCTGAAAGAAATACATACTTCCCCATTATACATAACTTTGCAACCGCATCATACAGCCTGCACCAAGACCGATGAAAAAATTCAACGGGTGATCAATGGCATGGCGTCAAAAATGAAGGAGCAAAACCAGCGTGGCTGTTATTATATTGAAGCCATCAATGAGTTTATTGCTACGGGCACAGACTAAAATGGGACAAATCATCCGCATTGGAACAAGAGAAAGTCAATTAGCAGTATGGCAGGCAACACAAGTAAAAGAATTGCTTGCCCAACATGGTTATACTGCTGAATTAGTTTACATCAAAAGTGAAGGCGATATCGATTTAAAAACACCCTTATACGAAATGGGTGTGCAGGGCATTTTTACTCGTAGTCTTGATCTTGCTTTACTCAACAATACAATTGATATTGCCGTGCATTCTATGAAAGATGTGCCA
It encodes the following:
- the hemA gene encoding glutamyl-tRNA reductase — translated: MHRTGAKDISKFFIAGINYRKTDALIRGQFAVNPEQYNTILQLAPDFAVHEFFLISTCNRTEIYGFADNADQLIRLLCTQTEGTVEQFRQLSYIKQGQEAINHLFTVGGGLDSQILGDYEIVGQIKQAAKLAKQHDRIDAFTERLVNCMLQSSKAIKNNTALSDGTVSVSFAAVQYIRRHIKAIKSKKILLLGTGKFGRNTCKNLVDYLGTKNITLINRTEEKATTLAEELGLQSAPLEDLQQHITTADIILVATNATEPTILKSHLEGLNHKLIIDLSIPYNVEQSAKELANITLVNVDELSKLKDETLAMREAEVPKAKAIIAEHIAEFIDWYQMRKHVPVLKAVKTKLKEIHTSPLYITLQPHHTACTKTDEKIQRVINGMASKMKEQNQRGCYYIEAINEFIATGTD